The Pan troglodytes isolate AG18354 chromosome 6, NHGRI_mPanTro3-v2.0_pri, whole genome shotgun sequence genomic sequence AGGCGCCCGGTGCATCCCCGGGACGGCCAGGAGCAAAGACGGAGAGGAGAGGGGGGTTAGAGAAAGGAGGTATTGTGTCTGTGTGCCTTAGGGGAGGAGGGGACTGCAGGAATCGAATAAACGCAGTCGAGCTGCGCGGGGCTGCTGGAAGCCCAGGCGGGGGAAGGGGGCCGTGTGTGGGGGCGCAGAGCGCCCTTGAGCCTTACGCAGAGGTCTTGTGTGTTCCTAGTTAAGCCCTCCCACGCCCGAGGCCCTATCGCTTCCTCTCCACCCTCTTTACCCACCAATATTCCAAGCCCAGATCCTAATTCCCCACCGCATTACCCCGCCCTGGATTTGgggaatgtttttctttattttaatatagctcaaggaaaaaatatgtatatcctGAGAGATTTGGGGTGGGGAAAACAAAAGCTTTGCGGAGTAGAAAAAACAAaggcttatttttataaatgtttaatgttttcaCCCCCTGGATGCTCCGAGACGCCGTAATTGTGACGGCGGGGTACGTGTGCCATAAATCATTTAGTTGCTAATAAAAATTCTGCCTGTTTGCCCTGGATTTGCCAATGGCGTTTGCATTTTTCAAGTGTGCGCCTCGGCGGTGTGACGAACCCAGCCGGTATTTCATTAGGGCCGCGGTTCGGGGCAGAGAAGGTCCCCTCCCCGCCTGGGCTTTGTGCGCCCAGCCCCCTTGCACCGGCCCTTCCCTACCTGCCCCTGGCACCCACTCCATATTTGCGCGGCCCTGCAGCCACCGGAGTCCGGCCGGGGAGCAGGGCCTGGGGacgcggtggtggtggtggtggctccCAGTTCCTGGCCACCAGGCGGGGCGGCCAGGACGCATCCTGCCCACGCGGTTTTCCAGGGCTGCCGCGTGCTTGGGGGCGCGGGCGGGCCACGCGGAGAGGCCACCTGCCCGGGCCAGTCTACGCTCCGTGATCTTCGCCCGCTCCCCGGCCCCGCGCCCTGGTGTCCCTGCAGTCGCTGAGTAAACAGCGACTGGGAGCCATCTTGGGGCGGAGGACCGATCCCAAGCTAAGTAGTAGTGGCTGCAGCCCGGGTGCCCCCATTCGTAAAGGGGAGCCTCTAGGACATCCCTAACTAGGCTTCAGGGTCCAGGGAAACGCCCTCCCCAGTATGGCGGGCCACATTGAAATGTAAAAACCAGGCCTGGGCGCTGTGGCCATAGGGCACAGGCCATAGACCACCAGGTCCAGCCGCCATCTTCCGCGCCCCACCCCCATtccatcccctccccaccccctcataCTTTTGTTTACCCAGCGGGATAGGTGGCCAAAAACTGTGGACGCAATTGAGTgaaagtgcgtgtgtgtgtgtgtgtgtgtgtgtgtgcgcgcgcgcgcgcgtgtctgtgtgtgtgtttgactgGGTAGAAAAtcggctgggggttgggggggtcTTCCTTGTAGCCCCAAGCCGCAGCTGCGGGAGAATCTGCCCTGGCTAGCCGAGGCCCGGCCCAGCGTGCTTCTCCGCGGCCAGCCTGGGCCACCGGAGCCGAGGCCTTTCCTGTGTTCCTGGGCCGCTGGCTCCGGCCTCCGCTCCCTGGACGCCTCCCGACTGACACAATTCTCCGTCTTTGTTTTAAAACCAAAGGACAGGCCAACCTTGAGCCCGGCCGTCACCCCTGTCGCGCTTTTGTTGGCGCAGGCTCGGCCCCCTACACCGGGCTGGTGCAGCTCCCGCGATCAGACGGTCTCTCTCAATTCGGCGTTGAACCCGGTTCTTCCCAAATTCTGGTATTGCTGGCCGCTTGGACACATTCTCCCCTTATCCCTCCCCCAGCGGGGAAAGAAAAAGCCAGGATCCTTTCCTTGGCGCGGCCACCCGAGCCACTCCACCCGTCGCGCCAACCGCCTTTCCAGGTGGGGACCAAAGCCCCCACTCTCCGCTGGCATCTCACTGAAGGGCACCCCCCTGAGGGATTGCCAGCTTCTGCTGCCAGCTGAGAGGCCGTGTGGCTGGGTGTCTTAAGCGCCGGTTTCCGCAGGTTCCGTGTCTGGCGGGCGCGGCTAAAACCCGGAGAGGCTGTGCCCGGGAAAGCCACGTTGGCCGTCCCCTCGCTGCGACAGGCCCAGCCGCGATACAGCGCCAAGTCTAGGTCGGGCCAACCCAGCCAGGAGCTGCCCGGACCTGCCTGAAAGACCAGGGACGCGGCGCCAGCGCCCCACACCCCACCGAGACCAGGGCGCAAGGCGGGCAGAATTCGGACTGATGCGCCAGGCCCAGCCCCGATGGATTCTAGCTCCTCTCGGCCCCGCCTCCGGCCCTGGCCTCTTCCTCCAGCCGGGGTCGGGTCCTCCACTCCACTGTTTGGCTGGGAAAGGACCAAGACGCCCTCAGTGCGCAGGGGGCCGGCTGCGGCCATAAATCTCCGGGCGGGCCCTCCTTCCCGCTGCTCACGCCGGGGTGCTCCGGGCCGGTCTCGTGTCCCGGGCCACGCCGCGCACCCTGCTCACCCCATCACGGCCTGGGGACCCGGAGACTGCGCAGGGAACCACGCCAGGAGCTTCTCCGTTCACCAAAGAGAGGGAACGGCCTCGTTCCTCGGTGTCAACACCATCTGAGGGCGCTGGACCCTGAGGTGGCCCGAGCTTCACAGGATCACCGCCTTGGGGTAGGGGCGCCCGGGCCTGGCATTTCCTCCTAGGAAGGCTCGGTGAGACTGGGATGGGCATGCGGCTCTCCGCTCGAGCCCAACTCCGGTGCCACCTGCACCACGGAGGGGCGACGCCAGGGTCAGGGTCAGAGCGGCTTCTCAGAATTCAGCTTGCCACCTCTCCGCGGACCCTGCCTTCATCTCGTGCCTCCTCAGAGCCCTCTGCGGGCGCATgaagggccttttttttttttttttttggcacaggTGGACCAACGGGGGGTGTGACTGTGGGCACCGTGCGCAGAGGCGGAGGCTCATCTGGTTCCCACCCTCCGTGCCGCTGGATGCCCCAGGATTTTCTCCAACCGGGGTCCCGGCTTGGAGCCCTCCTTGGCTGCGAGCTTTGGCTCAGCAATGGGGAAAGCGGGAATGGGTCTCGCCCTTGTGGCTGCCTGGTGGAAGCGGCGGTTTTGACACACGAATAGTCGTGGGGAGCAGATCCAGAGAGGGTGCATTTGCAATAATAACGCTTAGTTTATCTCTGCCAGAGGGGCGGGAACAGGCCTTCGCGCTGGTGTCTTACATCAGCCAAGCAAACCATGGGCGCGATTGGAGCCAACCACCTCCAGCGGGGTTTTGCTCCAGACTTAAGGTGCACGGAAACCGGAGCATTCAGCCCTTCATGGGTGCCTCCCGAAAACCTCACCATGCCAGTGACACGACTGCAAACGGCGGGTGGCACATGCCGGGGGCTTGGGATGGGAGGGTTTGGAAACCTCGCTCCAAGGACGCCCTCACCCAAGGAGCTTCGGCTCCTTCCTAAAATTTCTAGAAGCACTTTTGGAGGGACCGAGGGCTTCCGGCCGGGCCCAGAGGAATTTGAGCGCTTGCCCGGGCAGGCAGAAGCGCAGCCTGGGAGTGGAGAGGCTGCTGGGCCACATTCCGGCCCAGCTTCCCCCGCTAGGCCCCAGCCCTGCCGCGGCGCCCCAGGAAGCACCTCCGAAAACAAAGCGCTGTGGTTTCAGCCCAAGGTTAAAGTCCACCGCGAGCGTGTTTTTCCCCCCTCCAGAATCTAAGAGCGATAGCGTTTCTCCAAATAAACCGCCAATAAATCAGCTCCCGGGGGCGCCTGCTGAAGAGCTCTGGTGACCTTGGGGGATGGTTTTTCTGCCTGACCCGTCCGAGCACAGGCTTTGGGGAGGAGGGCGCAGTGTCAGCCCTACCCCCTCCAGAGAGACGCGGAAGAGGGAATGGCCAAGGGAATTCGTGGGTGATTACAGCAGTACGTGTGTACCCAGAGGAGATGGGAGAGGCTTGGAATGGGGGAAAGGGGCGACTGTGGTTATCCGGGGGCCTGCAGTGCGCGGGTCAGGAGGCGTTTGTGATTGCGAGGAGGGCTGCTTGCTGTCGGTTCAGCGATTGCTGGAGCGCCGGCGGTGTCGGCACAGGTCTAGGCATGGGGAAAGCACCACTGGGGACAGACACGGCCGCTTTGGGGCCCCGAGTCTTTGTCTGCCGGGGACTGGATGTGTTTGTGTCGGTGTGACTAATGGGATTTATGGATGTCAGTGCCAGGGTGACTGATGAAGGGCTTGGCAGCACGTGTGTTTGGGGAGAGGCGCTGCACCTAGGTGGGGAGTGGGTGCCCCGGGAGAGGACTGTCCCTTCTCTTAGAggttccttcccccaccccctccctgccGGCTCCCAGCTTTGTTTAGGCCTCTGAACCCCTCCGGGGCAGGCCTGTGCACGCCGAGTTCTGCAGCAAATTCCACGCCCAGCCTGTCCCTCAGAGGCACCTCTGCACGCCCCACCTCTCCTAGCCCCACCTCCCCAGCACACGCCACGCGTCCCAAATCCAGGCTGTCCCACCCCCTTCCCAGGCAGAGCCTTCCCAGTTTGCTCTTTTCCCATCTGAACTCCTTATGGTGTGCTCTGAGCCCTGCTTCAGGCAGGCTTTGACGACCCTATGGTTTGGGTACCGGCatacccatttaacagatgagaaagctgagatgCAGAAAGGAGATGTGACAAGCCCACGCAGCCAGGAAGTAGCAGGCACCCTGAACTAAACCAGGCAGCTTGCTGGGGACCCCACTGTGGAGGCCCTGTGCCTCTGGGAGCCCCCAGCCTGGCTGAGACTCACTTAGAGAAGGTAGAGGCAAAGGCCACTCCCATGACACAGGACACAACCTGCCACCCTTGTACTGTGCGTTATAACCATCAGTCCTCCCTGCCACTCGATAAGGGCTGTCTCCTTTCCTGACCTGGCATGAGGAAGGAGGGGGGCAGTGAAGGTCACAGGACTAGTAGGAGAGCCTGGTTTggcctggggcagggtggggtgcTGAGGTCAAGGTAACCCAGGGGTCACTTTGGAGATCAGGAGAGCCGTGGCTGGAAAGCAGGAGCTCCTGTGTGATTCCACAGAACCTAGCGCAGACTCAGGTTCAGGACAAACCTGGAGAATCCATATCCCCTCTCCCTTgggatcatctttttttttttttttttttttttttttttttttttttttggagagacgggggtctcactatgttacccaggctggtcttgaactcctgacctcaagcaatcctcccacctcagcctcccaaagtgctgggattacaggcccaaaCCACCAAGCTTGGCCTCCCTTGgggtctcttctttttttctttttgagacagggacttgttctgtcgcccaggctggagtgcagcggcacaaccgcagctcgctgcagcctcagcctctcgggcTCAAaaaatccttccgcctcagcctcccaagtagctgggactgcagatgcatgccaccacgccaggctagctttttatttattttttaatgttttatagagCTTGGTGGGGAGGGCGGGTCTCGTgatgtgcaggctggtcttgaactcctggcttcaagcagtcctccctcctcggcctctcaaagtgctgggagccactcacaggtgtgagccaccacgcccagcagagcTTCGTTTCCCAATCTAGAAGTCTGTCATACAAAAAGGCATCccggttttctctctctctctctctcacacacagacacacacacacacacacacacacacacacacagagtcacctccccccgcctttttttcctttttatccttctttggcattttctttcaagcagaaaataaaaacatttcccaTGGCTACAGCTTTGAAAGCTTCCCTCTCCTATCAGCCTCCATCCCACACCCACCCCAATGTCAATCCATTTCTAGAGCCAGCgtcaagtcaaaaacaaacccacaaagATCAAGCCTGACAGGCCCCTCCCGGCTGCCCTCCACTCTCTCTTCATGTATTGGTCTGCCTTCACCCCAGAGAGGAGCACGAGGTAGGAATcctatcatacacacacacacacacagaggcacacacacatacaggcacacacacacaggcactcacaCACCAGCTTCTATGGCCATGGAGACTCTAAAGAACCTtctaagccaggcgcagtggctcacacctgtaatcccagcattttgggaggccgaggcgggcggatcacctgaggtcgggagtttgagaccagcctggccaacatggtgaaacccacgtctctactaaaaatacaagaattagccgggcttggtggcgggtgcctgtagtcccagctactcaggaggctgaggcaggagaattgcttgaactcgagaggtggaggctgcagtgaggcgagatcatgccattgcactacagcctgggcaacagagcaagactccattccaaaaaaacaaaacaagaatctTCTAGAGCCGCTCCTGCCAGAAAGACCTGTCACTTGGTTCCATCTGCTGGAGGGGTCCGGTTGtcccccacctgcccctgcccctgccttcctCACCTGGCCCCATTCCCGCAGATCCTCCTCTGTTGTAGATTGAAGAAAgtcccccccaaattcatgtATTTGATTCCTAACCCCCAATATCTtgaaatgtgaccttatttggagtgacggtcattgcagatgtaattaagatcAGGTCACACTGGAGTCCGGTGGGCCCTAATTCCTtatgatgtccttataaaaagaagacatttgggctgggtgcagtggcccatgcctgtaatcccggcattttgggaggctgaggcaggaggattgcttaagcccaggagttcgagaccagcctgggtaagaccctgcctctacagattttttttttcaattagccaggcatggtggcacatgcctgtagtcccagcgacttaggaggctgaggtgggaagatggcttgagcccaggaggtcgaggctgcagtgagctgtgatcatgccacagcacttcagcctgggcaatagagcaagatcctatca encodes the following:
- the LOC100612889 gene encoding uncharacterized protein LOC100612889; amino-acid sequence: MAAAGPLRTEGVLVLSQPNSGVEDPTPAGGRGQGRRRGREELESIGAGPGASVRILPALRPGLGGVWGAGAASLVFQAGPGSSWLGWPDLDLALYRGWACRSEGTANVAFPGTASPGFSRARQTRNLRKPALKTPSHTASQLAAEAGNPSGGCPSVRCQRRVGALVPTWKGGWRDGWSGSGGRAKERILAFSFPAGGGIRGECVQAASNTRIWEEPGSTPN